One genomic region from Bacteroidota bacterium encodes:
- the sdhC gene encoding succinate dehydrogenase, cytochrome b556 subunit: protein MNFYQSGWTKVLTTYHRFAGSWAWILHRISGLALTAYIFMHIIALSNLQKHKIDRGKAFNEEMALFSSPFFLVIEWLLFAFVLYHTLNGIRIVLVDFANGARYHKQLHYAVVTIGIIAFLAMGYVIFSHQVNNSVAVLFR, encoded by the coding sequence ATGAATTTTTATCAATCAGGTTGGACTAAAGTTTTAACAACCTACCATCGCTTTGCGGGCAGTTGGGCTTGGATACTTCACCGCATCAGTGGGTTGGCTCTTACTGCTTACATCTTCATGCATATCATTGCATTATCAAATTTACAGAAACACAAAATCGACCGCGGAAAGGCTTTCAACGAAGAAATGGCTCTCTTCTCATCTCCATTTTTCTTGGTAATCGAATGGCTCCTCTTCGCATTCGTTTTGTATCATACATTAAACGGAATCCGAATCGTGCTAGTTGATTTCGCCAACGGCGCCCGCTACCATAAGCAACTTCACTACGCTGTTGTAACGATTGGTATCATCGCATTCTTAGCGATGGGATATGTGATTTTCAGTCATCAAGTAAA